AGAACGTGGTCGCGTCGACGGGGATCGGGCAGGAACTCGACCTCCAGAGCGTCGCGATGGACCTCGAAGGCGCCGACTACGACCCCGAGCAGTTTCCCGGCCTCGTCTATCGGACCCAGAACCCGAAGTCCGCCGCGCTCATCTTCCGCTCGGGCAAGATCGTCTGCACCGGGGCCAAGAGCACCGACGCCGTCCACGAGAGCCTCCACATCGTCTTCGAGAAGCTCCGCGAACTCGAGATCAAGGTCGACGAGGACCCCGAGATCACCGTCCAGAACATCGTCACCTCCGCCGACCTCGGCGTGAACCTCAACCTCAACGCCATCGCCATCGGCCTCGGGTTGGAGAACATCGAGTACGAACCCGAACAGTTCCCCGGGCTCGTCTACCGCATCTCCGATCCGAGCGTCGTCGCGCTGCTGTTCGGCTCCGGCAAACTCGTCATCACCGGCGGGAAACACCCCTCCGACGCCGAGGAGGCGGTCGACAACATCGTCTCGCGGCTCGACGAACTCGGGCTCCTCGACGGCTGACCTCGGCGCTCGCTCCGCCGCGTCCCCTCAGCGCTCTCCGCGGCCCATCCTCTCCGGTCTCTCCTCTCGTCTCCCCGGTCGACGACCGAAGATAGTCGGACATAAGGCCTCCACGTCCGTCGCTCCGGTATGGTCGTCCTCCAGAACGTGCCGTCGGGGAGCGCGGCGCAGGTGGCCGGCACCTTCGCGCTCTTCGCACTCTTCTTCACCGTGACGGCGCACATCGCCGCGCGTAACGTCCTCGGCGACGTTGAGGTGAAGAAAGCCCTCGCCGTCGGACCGGTCGTCCCGGCGATCAGCTTCGTCTTCGTCGCCCTCCAGTGGCCCGCCGCGCTCGCGGTCCCGCTCGCGCTCGCGGCCGACTTCGGCGTCTTCCGCTACCTCTACCGCGCGTCGACCCGGGTCACGGCGTACCTCACGCTCATCCACGTCGTCGTGAGCATCATCCTCGGCGTCGTCGTCTTCGGCCTGCTCGCTCTCATCCAGAGCGCGCCGTGATAGCGCGGCGGATCCGCGTCCGGGGCCGTTCCACGCTCGGCGCGGCCGGCCGGTCAGACGTCGTCGTCGTCCGGCACCTCGGCGATCACGGTCTCGCCGGCACGGACGGTGTCGCCCTCCCTGGCGAGGAGGTGCTCGCGGTCGATCGACGGGGGCAGGAGGACGTCCACGCGGGAGCCGAAGGCGATGTGGCCGAGGCGGTCGCCCTTGGCGACCGAGTCGCCGTCGTGGACGTACGGGACGATCCGGCGGGCGAACCAGCCCGCGATGAGCGAGATCTCGAAGAGGCCGAAGTCGACGTCGACCCGTTCGTTGTTCTCCGACTCCTTCGAGAACGCCGGCCTGTTCGCGCCCGGCGAGTGTTCGACGCCGTCGACGTAGCCCTTCTTCGGCGCGCGGACGACGTGGACGTCGAGG
This Salinigranum marinum DNA region includes the following protein-coding sequences:
- a CDS encoding TATA-box-binding protein, producing MTDPKETINIENVVASTGIGQELDLQSVAMDLEGADYDPEQFPGLVYRTQNPKSAALIFRSGKIVCTGAKSTDAVHESLHIVFEKLRELEIKVDEDPEITVQNIVTSADLGVNLNLNAIAIGLGLENIEYEPEQFPGLVYRISDPSVVALLFGSGKLVITGGKHPSDAEEAVDNIVSRLDELGLLDG
- a CDS encoding DUF7473 family protein — encoded protein: MVVLQNVPSGSAAQVAGTFALFALFFTVTAHIAARNVLGDVEVKKALAVGPVVPAISFVFVALQWPAALAVPLALAADFGVFRYLYRASTRVTAYLTLIHVVVSIILGVVVFGLLALIQSAP
- a CDS encoding protein sorting system archaetidylserine decarboxylase, with amino-acid sequence MNFAPGVRKWALPLLVGAVVAVFVVPPLAVVLLGLGLFALWNFRDPERHPPMEGIVAPADGEVSVVREEGDQFRVGVYMNPLDVHVVRAPKKGYVDGVEHSPGANRPAFSKESENNERVDVDFGLFEISLIAGWFARRIVPYVHDGDSVAKGDRLGHIAFGSRVDVLLPPSIDREHLLAREGDTVRAGETVIAEVPDDDDV